GACACCCCCTCTGGAAAAGTTATCTGTTGCTCGTCATTGGCAGAGATGGTTTCCACTCCCTGGTTTTGGCCAGCGGCAGTCTCAGCGGCGGAATTTTGCTGCCCTGCGTCAATAGCCTGGCTTGCGCTGGCATTTTCTCCGTCATGGTTAAATTCCATCGAAGTGATATAACTATCCGAGATGACCTCCGCCTTCTCAAGGTCCAGCACGAGCTGTTCTGTCATTGGATCGACAGGGAGCAGTTTCTGAAGTTCTGCGGTACTATTAAAATCACTCCCACTGGCTGCAGCTAAACGCGCCTCCAATGTCCCGCTAAGCTTCTGTTCAGTTTTAAGATGGCTTTCCTTTAATGCGATACTTCCCTTCAAAGGAGATATGTAAAGAAAATAAGCACCCATATAAACCAATATTGACAGCAATCCTAACCCAATCATTGCCAGTACATGTTTCTTTTCAAGTTGAAGGTTCATGTGTCACTTCCTTCTTTTGAAGCCATTTCTTTCTTCTCTTTAAACTGTTCAGGCTTAAAAAAGATTTCATATTCTGCGCTATAGCGCGGAAGGGTTTCCGCTTCTCTTTCTTGGGTTGTAGAACCTGCTGCTCCTGCGCTGCTAGTATCTCCATCAGATTCTGCCACAATTTTCATAAGCGTCACTTTTTCCACCCAGTCTGATTCTTTCAGGGAACTCAGATAAAAAGCTGCATCTCTTGAGGCATCGAATTGAATCTTAATGACGACAGAATTTGTATTACCGTACTCAAAGTTTTGGATGAATCCGCGCTCCGGCAAAAGCGCGATAATATTTTGAAGAAGCGGAACGGTTTCTAGCGGATATTGCTTCGCCCACTCCACCGCTTTCTGGAGCTTTGCAGCCGAGCTGCCTG
The nucleotide sequence above comes from Mesobacillus jeotgali. Encoded proteins:
- a CDS encoding PilN domain-containing protein, whose product is MMLVEINLLPKKEHQKSSILIIVLAGILLLSIIASIIFFQGSSYEDRMASLDKQILSVQKLNEVQQAKLADGDTGSSAAKLQKAVEWAKQYPLETVPLLQNIIALLPERGFIQNFEYGNTNSVVIKIQFDASRDAAFYLSSLKESDWVEKVTLMKIVAESDGDTSSAGAAGSTTQEREAETLPRYSAEYEIFFKPEQFKEKKEMASKEGSDT